A single region of the Pseudomonas granadensis genome encodes:
- the aroK gene encoding shikimate kinase AroK: protein MRNLILVGPMGAGKSTIGRLLAKELRLPFKDSDKEIELRTGANIPWIFDKEGEPGFRDREQAMIAELCAFDGVVLATGGGAVMRDANRKALFEGGRVVYLHASVEQQVGRTSRDRNRPLLRTADPAKTLRDLLAIRDPLYREIADLVVETDERPPRMVVLDILDRLAQLPPR, encoded by the coding sequence GTGCGAAATTTGATACTTGTAGGACCGATGGGTGCTGGCAAAAGCACCATCGGCCGATTGCTGGCCAAAGAGCTGCGCCTGCCGTTCAAGGATTCCGACAAGGAAATTGAGCTGCGCACGGGTGCCAATATCCCATGGATCTTCGACAAGGAAGGCGAGCCCGGCTTTCGCGACCGTGAGCAGGCGATGATTGCCGAGCTGTGCGCGTTCGACGGCGTGGTGCTGGCGACCGGCGGTGGCGCGGTGATGCGCGACGCCAATCGCAAGGCCCTGTTCGAGGGCGGGCGAGTGGTGTACCTGCACGCGTCCGTCGAACAGCAGGTCGGCCGCACCTCGCGCGACCGCAACCGGCCGTTGCTGCGCACCGCCGATCCGGCGAAAACCCTGCGTGACCTGTTGGCGATCCGCGATCCGCTTTATCGGGAAATTGCCGATCTGGTGGTGGAAACCGACGAACGGCCGCCGCGCATGGTGGTGCTCGATATTCTCGACCGTCTGGCCCAGCTTCCGCCCCGTTAA
- a CDS encoding AAA family ATPase, giving the protein MTSLHADEAFLGHFQLSHDPFAPRVPGFKFFPAQRKPVLGQLHHLARYSQLLLVVTGPQGSGKTLLRQALVASTNKQSVQSVVVSARGAGDAAGVLRQVAQALDVAQAEVGAILEQVVQLALTGQEVYLLVDDAEQLDESALEALMALGAGTPEGRPHVFLFGESSLIAQLEALQLEEERFHVIELQPYTEEETREYLDQRLEGAGRGVELFTADQISDIHESSEGWPGNINQVARDALIEVMIASRSAVKRPSMGFNMPKKHVLAISAVVVVAVAAAWLMPGRNKAPTTGAPANEQAQLPLGQAPANGAAPNVEFAGNTQPMPLPLVGNSQPVMRGPLAEEAGGITEGDDGVPLEGSSDTPPTVTTSAPPAGVPAGPAPTPVPLPAAKPTPAPTQVATAKPAPAAPVAKPAPAPAKPVAAAKPAEKPVTVAKAAGGSWYAGQPTGNYVVQILGTSSETAAQNFVKEQGGEYRYFKKVLNGKPLYVITYGNFANRDAAVSAIKALPAKVQAGKPWPRTVASVQQELATTR; this is encoded by the coding sequence ATGACTAGTTTGCATGCCGACGAGGCGTTTCTCGGCCATTTCCAGTTAAGTCACGACCCGTTCGCGCCGCGGGTGCCAGGCTTCAAATTTTTCCCGGCCCAGCGCAAACCGGTGCTCGGTCAACTGCATCATCTGGCGCGCTACAGCCAGTTGCTGCTGGTGGTCACCGGCCCGCAGGGCAGCGGCAAGACCTTGCTGCGTCAGGCGCTGGTCGCCAGCACCAACAAACAGTCGGTGCAGAGCGTGGTGGTTTCCGCCCGTGGCGCCGGCGATGCTGCCGGTGTGCTGCGCCAGGTCGCGCAGGCGCTGGATGTCGCCCAGGCTGAGGTCGGTGCGATTCTCGAGCAGGTCGTCCAGCTCGCCCTGACGGGTCAGGAAGTCTATCTGCTGGTGGACGACGCCGAGCAGCTCGACGAGTCTGCTCTCGAAGCGCTGATGGCGCTGGGTGCCGGCACGCCAGAAGGGCGCCCGCATGTTTTCCTGTTCGGAGAGTCGTCGCTGATCGCTCAACTTGAGGCGTTGCAGCTTGAAGAAGAGCGTTTTCACGTCATCGAACTGCAGCCGTACACCGAAGAAGAGACCCGCGAATATCTCGACCAGCGGCTCGAAGGCGCGGGCCGGGGTGTCGAACTTTTCACTGCGGATCAGATCTCTGATATTCACGAAAGCTCCGAGGGTTGGCCAGGCAACATCAACCAGGTCGCTCGCGATGCTCTGATCGAAGTCATGATTGCCAGCCGCTCCGCGGTGAAGCGTCCAAGTATGGGGTTCAACATGCCGAAGAAACACGTATTGGCGATTTCCGCCGTCGTGGTGGTCGCGGTCGCCGCCGCCTGGCTGATGCCGGGTCGCAACAAGGCGCCAACTACCGGCGCGCCAGCCAATGAACAGGCGCAGTTGCCTCTGGGTCAGGCGCCCGCCAATGGCGCGGCACCCAACGTCGAATTCGCCGGCAACACCCAGCCGATGCCGCTGCCGTTGGTCGGCAACTCACAACCGGTCATGCGTGGGCCGTTGGCCGAAGAGGCCGGTGGCATCACTGAAGGTGACGATGGCGTGCCGCTGGAAGGCTCCAGTGATACCCCGCCGACCGTGACCACTTCCGCGCCGCCAGCCGGCGTGCCGGCCGGTCCTGCGCCGACTCCGGTGCCGTTGCCAGCCGCCAAGCCGACGCCAGCCCCGACGCAAGTCGCCACGGCCAAGCCTGCTCCGGCCGCGCCAGTCGCCAAACCGGCGCCAGCACCGGCCAAACCGGTCGCTGCGGCGAAACCGGCCGAGAAGCCTGTGACCGTCGCCAAGGCTGCCGGTGGTAGCTGGTACGCCGGTCAGCCGACCGGCAACTACGTGGTGCAGATCCTCGGCACCAGCTCGGAAACCGCCGCGCAGAACTTCGTCAAGGAGCAGGGCGGCGAGTACCGTTATTTCAAGAAAGTCCTCAACGGCAAGCCGCTGTATGTGATCACCTATGGCAATTTTGCCAATCGTGATGCGGCCGTTTCTGCCATCAAGGCCTTGCCAGCGAAGGTTCAGGCTGGTAAACCTTGGCCTCGCACTGTCGCCAGCGTCCAACAGGAACTGGCAACAACTCGCTGA
- the pilO gene encoding type 4a pilus biogenesis protein PilO: protein MKPSEWLESLRSVDFNDLDTSNIGSWPAAVKFIAGALLMVLVLALGYNFFLSDLENQHDLKREEELTLKEQFASKARLSANLELYTQQMKEMENTFGELLRQLPSDTEVPGLLEDITRTGLGSGLEFEEIKLLPEVTQPFYIELPIQITVTGAYHDLATFVSGVAGLPRIVTLHDFDLAPANKEGGPKLRMSILAKTYRYNDKGLQK, encoded by the coding sequence ATGAAGCCGTCCGAATGGCTGGAAAGCCTGCGCAGCGTCGATTTCAACGACCTCGACACCAGCAACATCGGTTCCTGGCCGGCGGCGGTGAAGTTCATTGCCGGCGCGCTGTTGATGGTGCTGGTATTGGCGCTGGGCTATAACTTTTTTCTCAGCGACCTGGAGAATCAACACGACCTCAAGCGGGAGGAGGAGCTGACGCTCAAGGAACAGTTCGCCAGCAAGGCGCGCCTGTCGGCCAATCTCGAGCTGTACACCCAGCAGATGAAGGAGATGGAAAATACCTTCGGCGAGTTGTTGCGGCAGTTGCCCAGCGACACCGAAGTGCCGGGCCTGCTCGAAGACATCACCCGCACTGGCCTGGGTAGCGGCCTGGAATTCGAAGAGATCAAGTTGCTGCCGGAAGTCACCCAGCCTTTCTACATCGAGCTGCCGATCCAGATCACCGTTACCGGCGCTTACCACGACCTCGCCACGTTCGTCAGCGGTGTAGCCGGATTGCCGCGCATCGTTACCCTTCACGATTTCGACCTCGCACCCGCCAACAAGGAAGGCGGGCCTAAGCTGCGCATGAGCATCCTCGCCAAGACGTACCGCTATAACGACAAGGGGCTGCAGAAATGA
- a CDS encoding pilus assembly protein PilP, with protein MTPIRYMAWAMTLLALGGCGGGDDFSDLDAYMNEVRLRPAGKIEPTPTFRSYPTFTYSAANLRSPFSPQVRVDLAGRKHGSRNVKPDPNRVKQYLEGFNIEQFEMVGTIANASGSFALLRGAGGVHRLKVGDYLGRNDGRIVAISATQVDVVEIVPDGQGAWLERPRTIPLKEHS; from the coding sequence ATGACCCCGATTCGTTACATGGCGTGGGCGATGACGCTGCTCGCTTTGGGCGGGTGTGGCGGCGGCGACGACTTCAGTGATCTCGACGCCTACATGAATGAAGTGCGCCTGCGGCCGGCCGGCAAGATTGAACCAACGCCGACATTCCGGTCTTACCCGACATTCACTTACAGCGCGGCCAACCTGCGCAGTCCGTTTTCACCTCAGGTGCGGGTTGATCTGGCCGGGCGCAAACACGGCTCGCGCAACGTCAAGCCCGACCCCAACCGGGTCAAGCAATACCTGGAAGGTTTCAACATCGAGCAGTTCGAGATGGTCGGCACGATTGCCAATGCTTCGGGCTCGTTCGCGCTGCTGCGCGGGGCGGGCGGGGTGCATCGGTTGAAAGTCGGCGATTACCTGGGGCGCAACGACGGGCGCATCGTCGCCATCAGCGCGACACAGGTCGACGTCGTCGAAATCGTGCCCGACGGGCAGGGCGCCTGGCTCGAGCGGCCGCGCACCATTCCTTTGAAAGAGCACTCATAG
- a CDS encoding penicillin-binding protein 1A, whose amino-acid sequence MRLLKFFGWSIVAVFCGLLLGLSGAFLYLSPGLPSVEALRSIQLQIPLRVYSSDDKLIAEFGEMRRTPIRFADIPPNFINALLSAEDDNFANHYGVDPSSLMRAATQLVKSGHIQSGGSTITMQVAKNFFLTSERSFSRKTTEILLALQIERQLTKDEILELYVNKIYLGNRAYGIEAAAQVYYGKSIRDVSLAQMAMIAGLPKAPSRFNPLANPARSKERRDWILGRMYKLGKITEADYTAAINEPLNASYHVPTPEVNAPYIAEMARAEMVGRYGSDAYTEGFRVTTTVPSNLQEMANTALHEGLMTYDQRHGYRGPESRLPGKTREAWASELTKQRTISSLEPAIVIQVDKNGLQVLTRTGEEHVAWDTMKWARPFLNTNSMGANPRQPADVAQVGDLIRVQRQKDNSLKFSQIPQAQGALVSLDPQNGAIRSLVGGFAFEQSNYNRAMQAKRQPGSSFKPFVYSAALDSGYTAATLVNDAPIVFVDEYLDKVWRPKNDTNTFLGPIRLREALYKSRNLVSIRLLQAMGVGKTIDYITRFGFNKQDLPPNLSLALGTATLTPMEIATGWSTFANGGYKITPYIIDKIESRNGDTLFVANPPTVPQGGSATDGIAAPATESFTVNAAPAPGEAPGNQAVPQAPAVAERIVDGRTTYILNSMLQDVIKLGTGRRALAMGRSDIAGKTGTTNESKDAWFSGYNADYVTTVWTGFDQPESLGRREFGGTVALPIWMNYMSAALKDKPPHVQPEPEGILSLRVDPVSGRAASPSTPGAYFELFKAEDSPPSMNELGNGVVPGSPLPADEQAPIDLF is encoded by the coding sequence ATTCGTCTGCTGAAATTTTTCGGTTGGTCCATCGTCGCCGTTTTCTGCGGACTGCTATTAGGTCTCAGCGGCGCGTTTCTTTACCTTAGTCCGGGTTTGCCGTCTGTGGAGGCTCTGCGAAGCATTCAGTTGCAGATTCCGCTTCGCGTCTACAGCAGCGATGACAAGTTGATCGCAGAGTTTGGCGAAATGCGCCGCACACCGATCCGTTTCGCCGACATTCCGCCCAATTTCATTAATGCGTTACTAAGTGCTGAAGACGACAATTTCGCCAACCACTACGGCGTCGATCCGAGCAGCCTGATGCGCGCCGCAACGCAACTGGTCAAAAGCGGGCACATCCAGTCTGGCGGCAGCACCATCACCATGCAGGTGGCGAAGAACTTCTTCCTCACCAGCGAACGCAGCTTCTCGCGTAAAACCACGGAAATTCTTCTGGCCCTGCAGATCGAACGGCAGCTGACCAAGGACGAGATCCTCGAGCTGTACGTCAACAAGATCTATCTGGGCAACCGCGCCTATGGCATCGAGGCGGCGGCTCAGGTGTATTACGGCAAATCGATTCGCGACGTCAGCCTGGCGCAGATGGCGATGATCGCCGGCCTGCCGAAAGCCCCGTCGCGCTTCAACCCTCTGGCCAACCCGGCGCGCAGCAAAGAGCGCCGCGACTGGATCCTGGGGCGCATGTACAAGCTCGGCAAGATCACCGAGGCCGATTACACCGCTGCGATCAACGAGCCGCTGAATGCCAGCTACCACGTACCGACCCCGGAAGTGAACGCGCCGTACATTGCTGAAATGGCCCGCGCCGAAATGGTTGGCCGCTACGGCAGCGACGCCTACACCGAGGGTTTCCGCGTCACTACCACGGTGCCGAGCAACCTGCAGGAAATGGCCAACACCGCGCTGCACGAAGGTTTGATGACCTACGACCAGCGCCACGGCTACCGCGGCCCCGAGTCGCGTCTGCCGGGCAAGACCCGCGAAGCCTGGGCCAGCGAACTGACCAAGCAACGCACCATCAGCAGTCTGGAACCGGCGATCGTCATCCAGGTCGACAAGAACGGCCTGCAAGTGCTGACCCGTACCGGCGAAGAACATGTCGCCTGGGACACCATGAAATGGGCGCGGCCGTTCCTCAATACCAACAGCATGGGCGCCAATCCGCGTCAGCCGGCGGATGTCGCGCAGGTTGGCGATCTGATTCGCGTGCAGCGCCAGAAAGACAATTCGCTGAAGTTCAGCCAGATCCCGCAGGCGCAAGGCGCTTTGGTGTCGCTGGATCCGCAGAATGGCGCGATCCGTTCGCTGGTCGGTGGTTTCGCGTTCGAGCAGAGCAACTACAACCGCGCCATGCAGGCCAAGCGTCAGCCGGGTTCGAGCTTCAAACCGTTCGTCTACAGCGCCGCACTGGACAGTGGCTACACCGCTGCAACCCTGGTCAACGATGCGCCGATCGTGTTCGTCGACGAGTACCTGGACAAGGTCTGGCGTCCGAAGAACGATACCAACACCTTCCTCGGTCCGATCCGTCTGCGCGAGGCGCTGTACAAGTCGCGTAACCTGGTGTCGATCCGCCTGCTGCAGGCGATGGGCGTGGGTAAAACCATCGATTACATCACCCGCTTCGGCTTCAACAAGCAGGACCTGCCGCCTAACCTGTCGCTGGCACTGGGTACCGCAACCCTGACGCCGATGGAGATTGCCACCGGCTGGAGTACCTTCGCCAACGGCGGTTACAAGATCACCCCGTACATCATCGACAAGATCGAAAGCCGCAACGGTGACACGCTGTTCGTGGCCAACCCGCCGACTGTTCCGCAAGGTGGCTCGGCGACGGACGGTATCGCCGCGCCGGCCACCGAGTCGTTCACAGTCAATGCCGCACCGGCTCCCGGCGAAGCGCCAGGCAATCAGGCAGTGCCCCAAGCGCCAGCCGTGGCCGAGCGGATTGTTGATGGTCGTACTACCTACATCCTCAACAGCATGCTGCAGGACGTGATCAAGCTCGGCACCGGCCGCCGCGCCCTCGCCATGGGCCGTAGCGACATCGCTGGCAAGACCGGTACCACCAACGAATCGAAAGATGCGTGGTTTTCCGGTTACAACGCCGATTACGTGACCACGGTGTGGACCGGTTTCGACCAGCCGGAAAGCCTCGGCCGCCGCGAGTTCGGCGGCACTGTGGCGCTGCCGATCTGGATGAATTACATGTCGGCCGCACTGAAGGACAAGCCACCGCATGTCCAGCCAGAACCGGAAGGCATCCTCAGCCTGCGCGTGGACCCGGTCAGTGGCCGTGCAGCGTCGCCGAGCACACCGGGCGCGTACTTCGAGCTGTTCAAGGCTGAGGACTCCCCACCGTCGATGAATGAGCTGGGCAACGGCGTCGTACCGGGCAGCCCGCTACCGGCGGATGAACAGGCGCCGATCGACTTGTTCTAG
- the pilQ gene encoding type IV pilus secretin PilQ — protein MNRIFSTLGFSLWIALMSPMVNAANLKALDVAALPGDRVELKLSFDGPPPAPKGYTTESPARIAVDLPGVASQLSNKNLDLGSGNARTATVVEAKDRTRLIVSLTQLAPYTTRIEGNTLFVVVGQGAPAPASRPAAVAPRVSTAAAPAAKPFVPKNRGIRGVDFQRGTEGEGNVVIDLSDPTIAPDIQEHDGKIILSFARTQLPEKLRVRLDVKDFATPVQFVNAAVSGDRTVITVEPSGTYDYSTFQTDNKLTVSVRPMSVDDLQKRNAERQAYIGEKLSLNFQDIDVRSVLQLIADFTNLNLVASDTVQGGITLRLQNVPWDQALDLVLKTKGLDKRKIGNVLLVAPADEIAARERQELESQKQIAELAPLRRELLQVNYAKAADIAKLFQSVTSAEAKIDERGSITVDERTNNIIAYQTQDRLDELRRIVAQLDIPVRQVMIEARIVEANVDYDKSLGVRWGGSVQNKGNWNASGVNGSSSTIGTPGSTSTNSPFVDMGTVNNTSGIGIAFITDNVLLDLELTAMEKTGNGEIVSQPKVVTSDKETAKILKGTEIPYQEASSSGATSVSFKEASLSLEVTPQITPDNRIIMEVKVTKDEPDYLNKVQDVPPIKKNEVNAKVLVNDGETIVIGGVFSNTQSKVVDKVPFLGDVPYLGRLFRRDVVSEKKSELLVFLTPRIMNNQAIAVSR, from the coding sequence ATGAACAGGATTTTCTCCACCCTCGGTTTTTCGCTATGGATAGCGCTGATGTCGCCGATGGTAAACGCGGCCAACCTGAAAGCGCTGGATGTCGCGGCGCTGCCGGGTGACCGCGTCGAACTGAAGCTGTCGTTCGATGGCCCGCCACCGGCGCCCAAGGGCTATACCACGGAATCACCGGCGCGCATCGCGGTGGATCTGCCCGGTGTCGCCAGTCAATTGAGCAACAAGAATCTGGATCTGGGCAGCGGCAATGCGCGTACCGCCACGGTGGTCGAGGCCAAGGACCGCACGCGGCTGATCGTCAGCCTCACCCAGCTTGCGCCTTACACCACGCGCATCGAGGGCAATACTCTGTTCGTGGTGGTCGGCCAGGGTGCACCGGCGCCTGCCTCGCGCCCCGCCGCGGTTGCGCCGCGTGTGAGCACGGCAGCTGCGCCAGCGGCCAAGCCATTCGTACCAAAAAACCGCGGCATTCGTGGCGTCGATTTCCAGCGCGGCACCGAGGGCGAGGGCAACGTCGTCATTGATCTGTCCGACCCGACCATCGCCCCGGATATCCAGGAGCACGACGGCAAAATCATCCTCAGCTTCGCCCGCACACAGCTGCCGGAGAAGCTGCGGGTGCGCCTTGACGTCAAGGATTTCGCCACCCCGGTGCAATTCGTCAATGCCGCCGTCAGTGGTGATCGCACGGTGATCACCGTCGAGCCCAGCGGCACCTACGACTATTCGACCTTTCAGACCGACAACAAACTGACCGTCAGCGTCCGCCCGATGAGTGTCGATGACCTGCAAAAGCGCAACGCCGAACGTCAGGCCTACATTGGCGAAAAACTCTCGCTGAATTTCCAGGACATCGATGTGCGCTCGGTGCTGCAACTGATCGCCGACTTCACCAACCTCAATCTGGTGGCCAGCGATACGGTGCAGGGCGGCATCACCTTGCGCCTGCAAAACGTACCGTGGGATCAGGCGCTGGATCTGGTGCTGAAAACCAAGGGGCTGGATAAACGCAAGATCGGCAATGTGCTGCTGGTCGCGCCGGCCGATGAGATCGCTGCCCGCGAACGCCAGGAACTCGAGTCGCAGAAGCAGATTGCCGAGCTGGCGCCGCTGCGTCGTGAACTGTTGCAGGTGAATTATGCGAAGGCGGCGGACATCGCCAAGCTGTTCCAGTCGGTGACCAGCGCCGAAGCGAAAATCGATGAGCGCGGTTCGATCACCGTGGATGAGCGGACCAACAATATCATTGCCTACCAGACCCAGGATCGCCTCGACGAACTGCGGCGGATCGTGGCGCAACTGGATATTCCGGTGCGTCAGGTGATGATCGAGGCGCGCATCGTCGAGGCCAACGTCGATTACGACAAGAGTCTGGGCGTGCGCTGGGGCGGTTCAGTGCAGAACAAGGGCAACTGGAACGCGTCCGGGGTCAACGGTTCATCTTCCACCATCGGCACGCCGGGGAGCACCAGCACCAACTCGCCGTTCGTCGACATGGGCACTGTCAACAATACTTCCGGGATCGGCATCGCCTTCATCACCGACAACGTGCTGCTTGACCTTGAGCTGACGGCGATGGAGAAGACCGGCAACGGCGAAATCGTCTCGCAACCGAAAGTGGTCACCTCTGACAAGGAAACCGCGAAGATCCTCAAAGGCACGGAAATTCCCTATCAGGAAGCCAGCTCCAGTGGCGCGACTTCGGTGTCGTTCAAGGAGGCCTCGCTGTCGCTGGAGGTCACGCCGCAGATCACCCCGGACAACCGCATCATCATGGAGGTCAAGGTCACCAAGGATGAGCCGGATTACCTGAACAAAGTGCAGGATGTGCCGCCGATCAAGAAAAACGAGGTCAACGCCAAGGTGCTGGTCAACGACGGCGAAACCATCGTGATTGGCGGTGTTTTTTCAAATACTCAGAGCAAGGTTGTAGATAAGGTGCCATTTCTTGGCGATGTGCCGTATCTTGGCCGCCTTTTCCGGCGTGATGTGGTTTCGGAGAAAAAATCCGAGCTGCTGGTATTTCTCACTCCGCGTATCATGAATAACCAGGCGATTGCTGTGAGTCGTTGA
- the aroB gene encoding 3-dehydroquinate synthase: MQTLKVDLGERSYPIHIGEGLLDQPELLAPHIHGRQVAIISNETVAPLYLERLTRSLAQYSVISVVLPDGEAFKNWETLQLIFDGLLTARHDRRTTVIALGGGVIGDMAGFAAACYQRGVDFIQIPTTLLSQVDSSVGGKTGINHPLGKNMVGAFYQPNVVLIDTASLKTLPARELSAGLAEVIKYGLICDEPFLTWLEDNVDALRALDQKALTYAIERSCAAKAAVVGADEKETGVRATLNLGHTFGHAIETHMGYGVWLHGEAVAAGTVMALEMSARLGWISEQERDRGIRLFQRAGLPVIPPEEMREADFLQHMAIDKKVIDGRLRLVLLRRMGEAVVTDDYPKEVLQATLGADYRALAQLKG; encoded by the coding sequence ATGCAGACACTCAAGGTCGACCTGGGCGAGCGCAGCTACCCGATTCATATTGGCGAAGGTCTGCTGGACCAGCCCGAACTGCTGGCGCCCCACATCCACGGGCGGCAAGTGGCAATCATCTCCAATGAGACCGTTGCGCCGCTCTATCTCGAACGTCTGACCCGCAGCCTGGCGCAGTACTCGGTGATTTCCGTGGTGCTGCCGGACGGCGAAGCGTTCAAGAACTGGGAAACCCTGCAGTTGATCTTCGACGGTCTGCTGACCGCTCGGCATGACCGCCGCACCACCGTCATCGCTCTGGGCGGCGGTGTGATCGGCGACATGGCCGGTTTCGCCGCAGCCTGCTATCAGCGCGGCGTCGACTTCATTCAGATTCCGACCACGCTGTTGTCCCAGGTCGATTCGTCGGTGGGCGGCAAGACCGGCATCAACCATCCGCTGGGCAAGAACATGGTCGGCGCGTTCTATCAGCCGAACGTGGTGCTGATCGATACCGCGTCGCTGAAAACCCTGCCAGCGCGCGAGCTTTCCGCAGGTCTGGCCGAAGTCATCAAATACGGTCTGATCTGCGATGAGCCGTTCCTGACCTGGCTCGAAGACAACGTCGACGCCCTGCGCGCGCTGGACCAGAAAGCCCTGACCTACGCTATCGAACGCTCCTGCGCGGCCAAGGCTGCGGTAGTCGGCGCCGATGAAAAGGAAACTGGCGTGCGCGCCACGCTCAACCTCGGCCATACCTTCGGGCACGCCATCGAGACTCATATGGGCTATGGTGTGTGGCTGCATGGTGAAGCGGTCGCGGCTGGCACCGTAATGGCGCTGGAGATGTCCGCGCGGCTTGGCTGGATCAGCGAGCAGGAGCGCGATCGCGGCATTCGTCTGTTCCAGCGCGCCGGTCTGCCGGTGATTCCGCCTGAAGAAATGCGCGAAGCGGATTTTCTGCAACACATGGCAATCGACAAAAAAGTGATCGACGGTCGTCTGCGCCTGGTGCTGCTGCGCCGGATGGGCGAAGCGGTCGTGACCGACGATTATCCGAAAGAGGTTCTACAGGCCACGCTGGGAGCGGACTACCGCGCCCTGGCTCAGCTTAAAGGTTAA
- a CDS encoding pilus assembly protein PilM, which produces MLGLFNKKANTLLGIDISSTSVKLLELSRQGERYRVEAYAVEPLPANAVVEKNIAELEGVGQALSRVLSKARTGLKGVAVAVAGSAVITKVIEMDAGLSDDELENQLKIEADQYIPYPLDEVAIDFEVQGVSPRNPERVNVLLAACRKENVEVREAALALAGLTARVVDVEAYALERSYALLATQLAASQERLTVAVVDIGATMTTLSVLHNGKIIYTREQLFGGRQLTEEIQRRYGLTVEQAGLAKKQGGLPDDYVSEVLQPFREALVQQVSRSLQFFFASGQYNAVDHILLAGGTASVPGLDRLIEQRLNTPTQVANPFADMSLSSKVNAGALASDAPALMIACGLALRSFD; this is translated from the coding sequence GTGCTGGGACTCTTCAATAAAAAAGCCAATACATTACTGGGGATCGACATCAGCTCCACGTCAGTGAAGCTGCTGGAATTGAGCCGTCAGGGCGAGCGCTACCGGGTCGAGGCCTATGCCGTCGAGCCCTTGCCGGCCAATGCGGTGGTCGAAAAGAACATCGCCGAACTCGAAGGCGTCGGCCAGGCCCTCAGTCGCGTGCTGAGCAAGGCGCGCACCGGGCTCAAGGGCGTGGCGGTGGCGGTGGCCGGCTCGGCGGTGATCACCAAGGTTATCGAAATGGACGCCGGGCTTTCCGACGACGAGCTGGAAAACCAGCTGAAGATCGAGGCCGACCAATATATTCCCTACCCGCTGGACGAAGTCGCCATCGATTTCGAAGTCCAGGGCGTGTCGCCGCGCAATCCCGAGCGAGTCAATGTCCTGCTGGCGGCCTGTCGCAAGGAAAACGTCGAAGTGCGCGAGGCAGCGTTGGCCCTGGCCGGGCTGACGGCTCGGGTGGTGGACGTCGAGGCTTACGCGCTGGAACGCTCATACGCTTTGCTGGCGACGCAACTGGCGGCATCCCAGGAGCGCCTGACCGTGGCCGTGGTCGACATCGGCGCGACGATGACCACCCTCAGCGTCCTGCACAACGGCAAAATCATCTACACCCGCGAGCAATTGTTCGGCGGTCGGCAATTGACCGAGGAAATTCAGCGGCGTTACGGCCTGACCGTCGAGCAGGCCGGGCTGGCGAAAAAACAGGGCGGTCTGCCTGACGATTACGTCAGTGAAGTCCTGCAGCCGTTTCGCGAGGCGCTGGTGCAGCAGGTGTCACGCTCGTTGCAGTTCTTCTTCGCGTCCGGGCAATACAACGCCGTCGATCACATTCTGCTGGCGGGTGGCACGGCCTCGGTGCCGGGCCTGGATCGCTTGATCGAACAGCGCCTGAACACGCCAACGCAAGTGGCCAACCCGTTTGCCGATATGTCTTTGAGCAGCAAGGTCAATGCCGGTGCGCTGGCCAGCGATGCGCCGGCATTGATGATCGCCTGCGGGCTCGCGCTCAGGAGTTTCGACTGA
- a CDS encoding PilN domain-containing protein, with the protein MARINLLPWREERREERRKRFLLALTGVLVGSIGAVLIADQIISAAIDRQVARNDYISKQIAVVDERIKQISELKARRQQLVERMRIIQDLQGNRQISGRIFDQLARTLPDGVYFTEVKMAGKALSISGAAQSNNRVSDLMRNLEASDWFDAPSLNEVKATTAGQVDQANTFELTVRQTRPKTAEDDQ; encoded by the coding sequence ATGGCGCGGATCAACCTTTTACCCTGGCGCGAAGAGCGTCGCGAGGAACGGCGCAAACGCTTTCTGCTGGCATTGACCGGCGTGCTCGTCGGTTCGATCGGTGCGGTGCTGATTGCCGATCAGATCATCAGTGCCGCCATCGACCGGCAAGTGGCGCGCAATGACTACATCAGCAAGCAGATCGCCGTGGTCGACGAGCGGATCAAGCAGATCAGCGAACTCAAGGCACGCCGCCAGCAGTTGGTCGAGCGCATGCGCATCATCCAGGACTTGCAGGGCAACCGGCAGATCAGCGGGCGAATCTTCGACCAGTTGGCGCGCACGCTGCCGGACGGTGTGTATTTCACCGAAGTGAAAATGGCTGGCAAAGCCCTGTCGATCAGCGGCGCTGCGCAATCCAACAATCGCGTTTCCGACCTGATGCGCAACTTGGAAGCATCGGACTGGTTCGATGCGCCGAGCCTCAACGAAGTCAAAGCCACTACTGCCGGACAAGTCGATCAGGCCAACACCTTTGAGCTGACCGTGCGCCAGACCCGGCCCAAGACTGCCGAGGACGACCAATGA